In Garra rufa chromosome 15, GarRuf1.0, whole genome shotgun sequence, a single genomic region encodes these proteins:
- the LOC141287126 gene encoding F-box only protein 4-like, protein MLSRSTVVQSLRSIRDRFFDTRRQRNEQSDVQGTSNDVTGPSLDKLSVDMQFHIMTFLSPQDLCRLGGTSTYWRSMVRDPVLWKYFLFRDMPLWRSVDHLSLPQVKLTGSAVLDDSEMQFDYMAEYLRVCPACRNQWRHQPRAFESVTSFFQSFVPVSEPQFAMFGPGLEQLEISLMNTIMCSSHILPVAGLPQRQIDGIGSGISFKYKDQHRFNIATLYSTNRTERERARLEHISLRSKLFVYEEDTESIIPLSINPMFNQVCQAVNGFIFVANAETERGTDRGWEEESAQIRVMLDPAVGAVSRPILVLSCVSRETAERCRIPCVTIAHQLQLSLLPNPWMVQDTAAETLTGLLDGIDWLLRHSGVKI, encoded by the exons ATGCTGAGTCGATCTACAGTCGTCCAAAGTCTCAGGAGTATTAGAGATAGGTTTTTTGATACAAGACGACAAAGAAATGAGCAAAGTGATGTTCAGGGGACAAGCAATGACGTCACGGGCCCATCTCTGGATAAGCTGTCG GTCGACATGCAGTTTCACATTATGACCTTCCTGTCTCCGCAAGACCTCTGTAGACTGGGAGGCACCAGTACATACTGGCGGTCAATGGTTCGAGACCCTGTCCTGTGGAAGTACTTCCTGTTTCGCGATATGCCGCTGTGGCGTTCTGTTGACCATTTATCACTGCCTCAGGTCAAGCTCACAGGCTCAGCTGTGCTGGATGACTCTGAGATGCAGTTTGATTATATGGCAGA GTATCTACGTGTTTGTCCAGCCTGTCGAAACCAATGGCGACATCAACCCAGAGCGTTTGAATCTGTGACTTCCTTCTTCCAGTCCTTTGTACCTGTTTCAGAGCCACAGTTTGCCATGTTTGGCCCCGGGCTTGAGCAGTTAGAGATTTCCCTTATGAATACGATCATGTGTTCTTCTCACATACTGCCTGTAGCAGGACTACCTCAGCGTCAGATTGATG gCATTGGATCTGGAATCAGTTTTAAGTACAAAGACCAGCACAGATTCAATATCGCAACTTTATATTCGACTAACAG GACAGAGCGAGAAAGAGCACGTCTGGAGCACATCAGTCTGCGCAGTAAACTTTTTGTCTATGAGGAGGATACAGAGTCCATCATACCCTTAAGCATCAACCCCATGTTTAATCAAGTTTGTCAAGCTGTGAATGGATTCATCTTTGTGGCAAATGCTGAAACAGAAAGAG GAACAGACAGAGGGTGGGAGGAGGAAAGTGCCCAGATCAGGGTTATGTTAGACCCTGCAGTGGGTGCTGTGTCTCGCCCTATCCTGGTGCTTTCCTGTGTGTCTAGAGAGACAGCAGAGAGATGCAGGATACCTTGTGTGACCATTGCCCATCAGCTTCAGCTCAGCCTACTTCCCAACCCTTGGATG GTTCAGGACACAGCTGCAGAAACACTAACAGGACTGCTGGATGGTATTGATTGGCTGCTGAGGCACTCTGGAGTCAAGATATAA
- the LOC141287381 gene encoding RAB7A-interacting MON1-CCZ1 complex subunit 1, whose amino-acid sequence MADDYRRSVELERRIFELDNKCATLRTEKPDDDYLQNASSILDKLKTYYRHGGESSSLPKLLQDYTQVVLDITFYEENKLVDQEFPEDTSPFKIQQLLQDLTEPEVLAGRLVPAQEVQSVLGLELLECLYWRRGALLYMYCHTLHQRKQWIKKNKATFLKCLQEGVRYLMRMLQVRNSVKLNDGVVFHDSATANFLAEGIFSDTHLLTMMYIGEMCFWAVKYEDCSMDTTERKEDRLHFRDIGTQILHKYVLACEGPLQGQGWNTENAKEILSILQ is encoded by the exons ATGGCCGACGACTACAGACGAAGCGTCGAGCTGGAGAGGAGGATTTTTGAGTTAGATAACAAGTGTGCCACTCTTCGGACGGAGAAACCAG ATGATGACTACCTACAGAATGCATCTTCCATACTAGACAAGTTGAAAACCTATTATAGACATGGAGGAGAGAGCAGCAGCCTCCCTAAACTGCTGCAGGATTATACACAG GTTGTCTTGGACATTACATTCTATGAGGAAAACAAGCTTGTAGATCAGGAGTTTCCTGAGGACACTTCCCCTTTTAAAATACAGCAGTTACTACAGGACTTGACAGAGCCAGAGGTGTTAGCAGGACGCCTGGTACCTGCACAAGAG GTGCAGTCTGTGCTGGGCCTGGAGCTGCTGGAGTGCCTATACTGGAGGCGTGGGGCATTATTATATATGTACTGCCACACACTACACCAGCGCAAGCAATGGATCAAGAAGAACAAAGCCACATTCCTTAAG TGTCTTCAAGAAGGTGTGCGTTACCTTATGAGAATGTTGCAAGTGAGGAACTCAGTCAAGCTGAACGATGGTGTGGTTTTTCATGACTCTGCAACCGCCAATTTTCTGGCAGAAG GTATCTTTTCTGATACTCACTTGCTTACAATGATGTACATTGGTGAGATGTGTTTCTGGGCAGTGAAATATGAGGACTGCAGCATGGACACCACAGAGCGCAAAGAGGACAGGCTTCATTTCCGAGATATTGGCACACAAATCCTCCATAAGTACGTCCTGGCATGTGAGGGGCCACTTCAGGGTCAGGGCTGGAACACAGAGAATGCCAAGGAGATCCTTAGTATTTTACAGTAA